CGCAGTTGCAACAGGCTATTCGTCTGCTGCAGCTTTCCACTCTCGACCTGCAGCAAGAAATCCAGGATGCGCTGGACGGTAATCCGCTGCTTGAGGTCGAAGAAGAATTCGAACCTGCTGTTGCTGAAGAGCGTTACGAAACGGCTCTGAAAAACGAAAGTGCCAGCAGCAATAATGACAGCGAGCAGGAGACTGACAGCCAGTGGTCAGAAGATATTCCTGAAGAGCTGGCTGTCGATAGCAACTGGGAAGACACCTACTCCACACTGCCCAGTTCTTCATACGATAGCGAAGATGGTTACGACTTTGAATCACGAGCCACTGCAGGTGAAAGCCTGCAGGCTCATCTAGAATGGCAGCTCAATCTGACCCCGATGAGCGAACGTGATCAGTTGATTGCTTATACCCTGATCGACAGCATCAACACCGAAGGCTATCTGACCAGCTCTTTGGAAGAGTTGATGGAAAGCCTCAACGAAAACGATGACGAAGACCCTGTAGAAGAAGATGAGCTACTGATGGTTTTACACCATCTGCAGCAATTTGATCCTCCCGGGGTTGCTGCTCGCGACCTAGCTGAATGTCTGACTATCCAGTTGCGACAGCTACCTGTCGAGACACAGTGGCGACAACAGGCTCTGGACATCATTGCGCAGCACCTGAATCTGCTTGGCACCCGAGACTATGCAACCCTGATGCGTCGCACCCGTCTGAGCGAAGAAGAGCTGGCCGCCGTCATTCATTTGATACAGACCCTTAATCCTCGCCCTGGCGCCAGCATTACCTCTGGCGATTCGGAATATGTGATCCCCGATGTGGTTGTCAGCAAGAAAGAAGGTCAATGGCTCATTGAACTGAATCAGGATGCCATGCCCAGGTTGCGTATCAACAATAGCTACGCCAGTCTGATCAAGCGCGCAGACTCAAGTAGCGACAACACCTATCTGAAGAATCAGCTGCAAGAAGCACGCTGGTTTATCAAAAGCCTGCAAAGTCGCAACGACACCCTGCTCAAAGTAGCCACCAAGATTGTTGAATTTCAACTCGACTTCTTTGAAGAGGGCGAAGAAGCAATGCGCCCGATGGTCCTGGCAGACATTGCTCAGGCAGTGGAGATGCACGAGTCCACTATTTCTCGTGTCACAACCCAGAAGTTCATGCACACTCCACGTGGGGTGTTTGAACTGAAGTACTTCTTCTCCAGCCACGTCGGTACATCCGACGGTGGGGAAGCCTCCTCGACAGCAATTCGCGCCATAATCAAAAAGCTGATTGCCGAGGAGCCTCCGAAAAAGCCATTGAGTGATGCCAAGCTGGCTACCCTTCTGGAAGATCAGGGTATCAATGTGGCTCGTCGTACTGTGGCTAAATATCGCGAAGCTATGGGTATTGCCCCATCGAATGAGCGTAAACGTTTGGTTTAAAAGCTAAATTTTTTGACGCAAAAAAAATTTGACGAAGCCTGCAAGCATACGGCTATATTGAGATGCAACCAGCAAACATTCACCGGCAACTCAGGAGAGTGCTATGCAAATAAATATCACAGGCCATCAGCTGGAACTCACCCCTGCTCTCACTGATTACGTTCACAGCAAGCTACAAAAGCTGGAACGTCACTTTGACAACATCACCAACGTTCAAGTCACTCTAAGCGTGGAAAAAACCCGCCAGATCGCCGAAGCCAATGTTCATCTGGCAGGTGGCGAGCTGTTTGCCACCCATGAAAATGGTGATATGTATGCTGCAATTGACGGCCTGGTAGACAAACTGGATCGCCAGCTACTGAAGCATAAAGAAAAGCAAAAAGAACGCAGTCACGGCGTTACGGTACGTTAATCCTCACCTATGCAACTAAACCAACTTTTAACCCAGGCATGCACCATTGAAGGTGCAGCCTGGAGTAGCAAGAAGCGCGTACTGGAACAGGCCAGTGAACTACTGGCCAGCCAGTTCGACCATCTGGATGTTGACGCTATCTACAACGGCCTTCTGAGTAGAGAGCGACTAGGCAGTACAGGCCTGGGTGGCGGGATTGCGATCCCTCACTGCCGCTTACAGGACTGCGACAAGGTCACTGGCGCATTGATACATCTCAAAGACCCTGTCGACTTCGATGCTCGTGATAATCAGCCTGTCGATCTGATTTTCGTCCTGCTTGCTCCCGAAGAAGCTCATGACTCTCATCTGCAGGCATTAGCACGCGTTGCCGGGTTGTTGCAGGATGAAAGCAACCTGCAGCGCCTACGCCGAGCTGGCAGTGCAGAGGCCTTATATCAGACAGCACTGGATATAGCTGCTCAGACATCATGAAACTTTTTATCATCAGTGGTCGGTCAGGATCAGGAAAAAGTACAGCACTCAACGCGCTGGAGGATCTTGGCTACTACTGCATTGATAACCTGCCCGTCGACCTGCTGAAAGCACTGGTCGAGCAGGCTCAGAAGTCTCCCAGCCCTGAGCGTCAGAATATGGCTGTCAGCATTGACGCTCGCAACCTTCCCGGTGGTCTGGGCGATCTTCCAGTGCTATTGCAAGACATCCGCAACATGGGTGTCCACTGTGAAGTGATTTATCTGGATGCTGATGAAAGCATCCTCCTTCAGCGCTTCAGCGCCACCCGCCGTCGTCATCCGCTGACCAATGGACGCATCAGCCTCCAGGAAGCCATTCAGGAAGAGCGAAGACTGCTTCGCCCTATTTCCAACTGTGCCGATCTGACTATCGACACGACTCATATGACGCTGTACGACTTGCGCGATACGATCAAAGTGCGCGTTGCAGGCCGTGCACAGGAGCTGGCGGTATTATTTCTGTCGTTCGGATTTAAGCATGGCCTGCCACTGGATGCAGACCTGGTGTTTGATGTCCGCTGCCTGCCCAACCCACATTGGATTCCATCACTGCGTGGCTTCACAGGGCGTGAGCAACCTGTCATCGACTACCTGCAAAATGAGGCAGATGTGGGCAAGATGCTTGATGACCTGCGTAACTTGTTAGAAACTTGGCTACCATATTATGAACGCAACAATCGTGCCTATATGACGGTAGCCATAGGTTGTACAGGTGGCCAGCATCGCTCGGTTTATATGGTCGAGCAATTAGCCGCTTACTTCACTGCAACTCGGCATCACATCCAGACTCGGCACAGAGAGCTCGATTAACTTCAGGATGCGGCATGCGCGAAGAGAAAATTACGCTTATTAACAAATTGGGCTTGCATGCCAGAGCAACAGCTAAGCTGATCGGTGTGACCACCCGTTTTACCTGCCGGATCCAGATGGGCAAGATCGGCGGCAAGATGGTTGATGCCAAAAGCATCATGTCCGTTATGTTACTGGCGGCCAGCAACGGTACTGAACTCCAGTTCATGCTAGATGGCGAAGATGAGGCACAAGCCTGGGAAGCCATTGCCGCTATGATCAATGATCGGTTTGAAGAGGGAGAATAACCTCCCTAACCCACCAGCTGCTCTCCTCCACTCCTCAATCCCGTTGCCATTGCACTGGCATGAGCGGGATATTCAGATACTATTTCAGCAGTGATCTAGGAACTCAGCCTCTGTGCCCAGCGGTGCAGATCCGCACACCAGGAACGAGCTATGGCCCAGGCCCTGAACCACAGCCAGCTGGAATACCTCAATGCCGCGCTCAGCAGCGGTGAGCTACAACAGGTACGCCGAATGATGAACGGCGGCCTGAAACCCGCCGATGTTGCCCATCTTATCGAGTCTTCCCCACCTAAAATCCGTACCTTGTTATGGAATATGGTCGATCAGGACAACGAAGGGGAAGTCCTGCAATATCTGAGCTTCGACCTGCAGGAGAGTTTCCTGCGGGAAATGAACGCGGAAGAGCTCATTGCCGCCGTTGAGCACCTGGATATCGACGACCTGGCAGACATGCTGCAGCATCTGCCAAGCACGATCATCAGCGAAGTGTTGCGTTCGATGGATCAGCAGGACCGCGAACGTCTGGAACAGGTACTGTCCTACCCCGAGGACAGTGCCGGCGGGTTGATGAATACCGACACCATTACTGTTCGGGCGGATATCTCCATCGACACAGCGCTGCGATACCTGCGCTGGCACAGTGAGATCCCTGCTATGACAGACAGCCTGTTCGTGGTCAGCCGCAAAGATGTCTTTATCGGTATTCTGCCACTGACCCGCCTGCTGGTCAGCGACCCCAATATCAGTATTCGCGAGGTGATGATTACCGATACCATCACCATCCCTGCCACCATGCCTGACACCGAAGTTGCCAAACTATTCGAGCGGCACGATCTGGTATCAGCACCGGTGGTGGGAGATGACAATGTCCTGCTCGGACGTATCACAATCGATGACGTGGTTGATGTTATTCGCGAAGAATCGGACCACTCACTGATGAGCATGGCCGGCCTTGATGACGATGCGGATACCTTCTCCCCTACACTAAAAACCGCCAGACGCCGTGCCGTCTGGCTGGGTATCAATCTAATCACCGCATTCATCGCTTCAGCTGTCATCGGTATGTTTGAGGCGACCATTCAGAAAGTGGTAGCGCTTGCTGTGTTGATGCCCATCGTTGCGAGCATGGGCGGCATTGCAGGCAGCCAAACGCTCACCCTGATGATCCGCGGTCAGGCTCTGGGACAGGTAGAGCGCAGCAACATGGGCTGGCTGCTCAATCGCGAACTACTTGTCGGACTGCTCAACGGCGCATTATGGGCCATCGTCATCGCCTGCCTGGCCATGCTCTGGTTCAAGGACATCACAATTGGCCTCATCATCGCCAGCGCCATCATCATCAACCTGATCGCGGCCGCACTTTCTGGTACTATGTTGCCCCTTTTACTGAAGGCGTGGGGGATCGATCCCGCCCTGGCAGGAAGTGTAATCCTGACTACCATTACAGATGTGGTGGGGTTTATGTCCTTTCTCGGCCTGGCCACTATTTTCTACGCCTGATCGTATTTCCGCTCTGCAGCCCTGAGACGTTCAGCAGGACTCCTGCCAACGACACATCAACAGGCATCAGAAGAAATACAGTTCCCCACCCAGGTTTGACGGATAAGACAATGCGCTACAGCTGGCATAAAGACGACCAAGAAGACGAATTTGAAGGCCCGAGCAAGTCGGAACTGAAGCGCCAGAGCGAGGCTCTGCAGTCACTCGGCAAGCGTCTGACAGAGATGACCAACGAACAGCTAACCAAAGTGCCAATGAGCGACACTCTGGCCAAGGCTATCCTTGAGCACAAACGCCTCAAGCAGGGCGAGGCCATGCGCCGCCACCTGCAATACATTGGCAAGCTGATGCGTAGTGAAGATAACGAAGCCATCCAGAATGTAGTGGACCGCTTCGATGCCGGAAGCCAGGCTTACGTACAGCACTTCCATATGTTGGAGCGTTGGCGTGATCGTCTTCTGAATGAAGGGCAGGATGCATTAACTGAACTGCTGGCAGAGTTCCCCGAGTTCGACATCCAGCACCTGCGTCAGCTGGTCCGCAATGCACAGCGCGAACAAAGTGCAGGGAAACCACCAGCCAGCGCCCGCAAGCTGTTCAGTTACATTCGTGAAGTGGTCGAAGCAAGACAGTAAGGTCGCAGCCGCGTCACCCTACCCCATCCAGCGTTGCACTCAGCTGGCGCTTGATGGGGGAGCAAGCTTGACATGCTGCAATACCGGCATTCGCGTACGTATATCTCGCAACAACTGCAGATCACAATCTGCACTCACCACTCCCCCCCCCTGCTTTAAGCGGTTCAGCACCTCTCCCCAGGGAGAGACAATCATGGAGTCGCCATTAGTGGCACGTTTCGGCGTATGCTGTCCGCCCATATTCGGGGCCAGCATGTAGCACTGCGTCTCAATGGCTCGGGCCCGTACCAGCACTTCCCAATGCGCATCGCCGGTGGTGCGGGTGAAGGCAGAAGGCAAGCTGATCAACTCTGCGCCCGCCTGCTGATAACGCCTGAATAGCTCAGGGAAACGCAAGTCATAGCACACCGCCATACCCAGTCGGCCCCAGGGGGTATCAGCAACGACGGGAGTATCGCCTGGCTCTACCTCACTGGACTCACGGTAGGACTGCTGCTGATCAGCCACCTCAACATCAAACAGGTGAATCTTGTCGTAACGCGCCACTTCGTTACCTGCATCATCCAGCAGCCACGAAGCCGATCGTGCACGAGCTTGCAGCAAGCTGCCATCGGCACGGCGACGAGTGGGAATCGTGCCAGCCAGCAACCAGATGCCATGCCGCCGGGCCTGCTCAGCAACAAAGCTGCGCAATCTGCCACTTTGATCTATCTCCTGGGCAGCCACTTCCTGCATCCGGCCCGTGGAAAAAGAGGCAAAGTTCTCGGGCAGAAGGATAAAACGAGCACCCTGTTTAGCGGCCACCTCAATTAACAGCTGTGCTTGCTGCAGGTTGGCATCCAGATCAGGAATGCTGACCATTTGCACCAGTGCAATTTCACCCATAATCCTTCCCACCTTGATTGATACAACAGGGTCACAGCCAGCTTTTACCACCCTGCTGGCAGCGAGTATGCGATAGCTGCCGGAATTGACACAGAACATGAGTGTGTGACCAGACTCAAGAGCGAGCAGTGTTAGCGATCACCACCCTGAGGACGTCCTGTCTTGTCGTGCGACTCTGTGCTCTCAGCAGCATCAGAGGTTTTCCCCCCCGCACCTTCCAGTTGTACATCCTCTTCACCCAGCTTGCCTTTGATGTGGTATTTGACTGTGGCAATCTTGCTGAGCCTGTCCCCAGTGATCTTATCAAGGATAAACAAAGCACCTCCCACCTGCGGCAATCCGGCAAGCAGCCCGGCAATCGGCAATGCACTGGTAATTGGCAGGGTCACGTTCACATGCTGATCAACGGTATCATGCACCAGATCCAGCGTTCCCCTGGCCTCAATATCGGCCCCGCCCCCCTGTATGCGGGTGGGCTCGCGGGTAATCATCACCCCATTGCTAATGTTCATGGAGCTGGTCCAGGTATCGTAGCTGATACCCGAGCTGAAGAGGTCACGGAAATCCAGCGTCAAACGACGACCGATCTGATTAAAGTTAAAGATATTGAAGATTTTCAGGGCGTTACTTTCCGTCGACGTCTTCAGAATCTCGCCTTTCGCCAGTTTGAGATCAGACTGCCCACTCAGCCGGCTCAGGACAAAGGCCGCGGGTGAGCCTGGCCAGCCAACATTGGCGGTCAGCTGCCAGTTTTTACTGGTCAGTGACTTGGCATACCCCCCACGACTAATCAGCTCACCGAGGTCATCCCCATGCACATCCAACTTCAACTGTGTAGTTGACTGCGCACTATCGCGGTGCCAGCTCATCAGGGCATCCATGCCGTGGTTGCCCAGTTTGGCTGTAATGGGCAATAACTGATAGCCATCGCTGCTGGCTTTACCACTCAGCTGCCAGCTCCCCAATGGCCATTTCCCAAACTTCAGCTCACCCACTTGAGCTGTCAGTGTTGGCCATTGTCGTGGATCAACCTGTGCCAGCGGGTCATCGAACTTTTCCTGCTCGCCATCGCTCTGTTTATTCTTGTCATCTACTTCAGGAATCAGCAGGCGACTGAGATTGACATCCAAATGGCGACGACCTGCATCATAACTGACTCGCCCATCCAGACTGTCGCCGCTGAATAGTACTCCCTTGGGATCATAGCTGGCGGTCGCCGCTCCCCAGTCACGCCCCAGCCAGTGAAGATTATCGGTCACTATGCGAGCTGAAATCGGCAAGCTGACCTTGCCATCGGGCACATCGCCTTTCTCTCCGGTAGATACGGCACCAGCCACCGACGCTTTATTACTGGCAGTGGAAGAGAGTGAACTCACTGCCGCGATCCAGTCTGTTGGATTCAACTCAGCAAACTTCGCGGCCACTTCGACTGCAGCACTTTTCGGCCACTGAGGCGCTTCACCACCAACACTGATGGCCACGGCTTTGGCCTGGTTACCCTGAAATCTGGCCTTGGCATGCAGCAAGTCACCGTATTCAACAGTGACCCGGGTTTCCTTTTGAGCTTCAATATCCAGTTGCAGCGGGACTGTGGCGTTTGCTGCTTTGCCAAGCGGCGCAGGTAAGTTAACACTTACACCCTGCAAATCACTGGTGATATGCAGAGCCTGGCAATAGGACGTATCGTCCTGACAGAAATGGCGCATCGCAACCCAGTCCAGATCACCGGTAATCCAGTCAGGCAACGAGAGCTGTTGCCACTGGGCCAGATCACTCAGCGCACTGTGTCCTGCTACCTTCAGCGTTGTTGCTGCCGCCCCTGTGGAGTCTTTGCTGCTTGCCGCAGGGACTAGCTGAGCCTGTACATTCTGGCCACGCCAGTTGCCTTGCAGCGGCGCGTCAGTAAACAACCCTTTACTACTGTCATAATGCAAATCACCGCGAATGTCGTCGACCTGCAACTGTTCTTTGGCCTGTAGCAACTGAGCACTGCCAAGACGGGTATCCACCTTGATGTCGAGCGCGGGATCATTCCTGGCCAGCGGGATTTGCAATGCCACCTGGCCCGTCAGCGAGCCTGTCATCTGCCAGTCTTTCAGTGCCGTCAGCGAGCCTGCAAACGGCGCCGTCAACAGCAGATCCTGTACATCAGGCAATGCTGCGTTGACTTCCGTCGCTACCGACAGGCGATGATCATCAGGAGCCTTTGGCCATACCACCTGCACGTTACTCAGATCCAGATTCTGCAGCTGTGCCTGATGAGCAAAGGCGGTAACGGATTCATCATGGGTCAGTAACTGGACATTGGCATCGTGTAAAGCAGGCCATTCCGGCGAGAAATTAAGCTGAGCGTTCTGCAGATCAAGATAAAGCTGCACGGTGCGCTCGTTCCAGCTGGCACTCTTGCTGACACTGCCGTCATAAAGAAAAGCACCGCTGCGGAGATAGCCATCGGGCATGGCCTGCCGCAACCAGTTCATCAGGGAGGGCGATACCGTGTGATCGGGCACAAACTCAAGCCCCTGTCCGGCATCACTGTCTTTCACACCGATCATCAGCGTAAAGCGCTGATCATTGTCATCCTCATGCAAGGGTAACTTCAGGCTGAATCGCCCCCTGGCCTGCCAGCCCAGTCGATCCAGGCTCAGGGTATCGCTGGTCACCCAGGCATCCTTCTCCGTGAGATGCCAGCCAATTACCCCAGCGGCGCTGTTGAACTCCCAGCCATTGCTGAACAACTGTGGAAAGGCCAGCGTCAGGGGCTGCCCGTGCAGGCTGACCTTACCACCATGAGCATCTGCCTCCACTGCCCCGGTCACGCCAATGAGCGAGGGGATGCCATCAACATCGTTGACGCTGACTTGCTGCAGATCACCCCGTAACGTCCAGGGCGAAACAGGCTGCGCCGCACCATCGCGCTGACTGGCCTGCTCGACACTTGCCTGATCCAGAGTGAAGTAAAGATTTTTGACATGCCCGCGGCCATACAGAGGCAACAGCCGGTTTTCCCACAAGCCGGAGGAGACATGCTGCTCCATAAGCCAGGGCCAAAGCCGGTGCAGGTTCAGATCATCCAGCCACAGTCGCGTTTGCCAGGGTAAATGCTGGATGCTGATATTCATTGGCGCCAGTGATTTGCCTTGCTGATCAGCCCAGCTAAGTTGCTGCAAGCCAGCCCACCAGCCATTCCCGGCCTTGCGCCAGACCACCTGCGTGCGCAGCTGTGCCAGTTGCCAGGAGGAGCTCGCTGTAGAGAGTGCCAGCTCAGGCAGAGACAGGTTACCGTTGACCGTCTGGATACGGGTACCACGCCAGTCAGCCCACAACTGCCCTTCAAGATCCAGCGCGCCAAGCTGCACCCCCTGAGGCAACCAGGGCTGCAGTGCAGCGCGATAGGACTGGCTGGGCATATTCAGCCATAACTGCCCTTCCCAGATATTGCCTTGCCAGCGCAGCTCAAGTGGAGCAGCCACGCCTTCCGTCGCCACTTGCAGACGACCACCGTAGTTAAAACGGGATGCAGCAGGTGCATTATAAAGACTGAATTGCACCTGCTGCCGTATAGCGCCCTTGCTTAATGCCGCCTTGCCACTGACATCCACCGGTAGCGTGATCAGCCAGGAAGGCCACTGAAGCTGACTATCCCCGGGCTGTTCCGGCACAGCAGCCTGTATCTCGATACCGTGAGCCTGAATACGGGTCATCACCGGATAGAAGCGCCAGACACTGTTGAGCGCGTCCATTTCCAGCTGCAACTCGGGGATGTTCAGCTGCTCTCCCCAATGCACATTTCTCAGGGTCAGAGCGATGCGGCTACCGTTCCACTGCGTCTGAGTAGCATCAAAATACAGCGGAACGGCGAAATGCTGCCGGCTCCAGTTCAATACCGGCGCCGACCACCAGGGCAAGGTTTGCCATACCAGCAGGATCAGGGTGAGCAATGCCACCCAAATGATCGACAACATGGCCAGCAGCCGCAGAAAGAATCGTCCCAACCTTAACAACAACGGCATCCAACCTTACTCCTGACCGTCCTTGAGGGTACGACCTGATACTCTGGGCTTAACGCAAAACGACATCGAACTGCTCAGTGGTGTACATGGGCTCGACCTGAAAACGAATGGTTTTGGAGATAAAGGTTTCCAGTTCCGCCACGCGATCCGACTCCTCATCCATCAGTTTGTCGACCACTGACTGGCTGGCCAGTACCAGATAGGAATCGGTGTTGTATGCCCGATGTTGACGCAGAATGTCACGGAAGATCTCGTAGCAGACCGTTTCAGGGGTCTTCAATGATCCCCGTCCCTGGCAGATAGGGCATGGCTCACACAGCACCTGCTCAAGACTTTCGCGGGTACGCTTGCGGGTCATTTCCACCAGACCCAACTCAGAAACGCCCGTCACCTTGCATTTGACGTGGTCTTTCTCCAGCACCTTCTCCAGGGTTCGTAACACCTGGCGCTGATGCTCCACATCTTCCATATCAATAAAGTCGAGAATGATGATGCCACCCAGATTACGCAACCGGAGCTGCCGGCCAATGGCAGTGGCGGCTTCCAGATTGGTCTTGAAGATGGTTTCTTCCAGTGTTTTGTGCCCGACGTAAGCACCGGTATTGACGTCGACCGTGGTCATGGCTTCGGTCTGATCGAAAATCAGATAGCCGCCCGATTTGAGTTGCACCTTGCGGCCCAGAGCACGCTGAATCTCATCTTCAACATTATAAAGATCGAAAATCGGCCGCTCTCCCGGATAGTACTCAATACGCTCAAGAATCTCAGGGATCAGCTTGCCAACAAACTCCTGTGCCTTGTGGAAGGTTTCGCGTGAGTCAATGCGAATCTTTTCTACCTCGGGTGTCGCGAGGTCGCGCAGGATGCGCATATACAGCGGCAGGTCTTCATAGATCACAGTGGCAGGTGCGGCTTTGTCCATGGACTCCTGCAGGGAGTGCCACAACCGGCGCAGGTACAGCAAATCCTTGTGAATGTCCTTCTCCCGTGCACCTTCGGCAACGGTGCGGACGATGAAGCCACCTACATTGACCTCGCCCTCTTCGTGCAACTGGTCCAGCTGGCTCTGCACGGTCTGCTTCAGGCGCTCACGCTCGACTTCATCTTCGATACGCTGCGAAATGCCAACATGTTCAGCGTAGGGCATATACACCAGATAACGCGATGGGATGGAGATATGGGTGGTCAGCCGCGCACCTTTACTGCCGATGGGATCCTTGGTGACCTGTACCACCAGGGATTGCCCTTCGCGCAGCAGGTAGCTGATGGATTTGTTCTCATCTTCCTTGGCACTACGGATATCAGCAGCATGTATAAAGGCAGCACGATCCAGGCCAATATCAATGAAGGCAGCCTGCATGCCCGGCAGTACTCTGACGACCTTGCCTTTATAAATGTTGCCGACAATACCCAGCTTGGCTGCACGCTCGACATAAACCTCTTGCAGCATACCGTTCTCTACCACGGCAACGCGGGTTTCCATCGGTGTGAAGTTGATCAGAATCTCTTCGCTCATTCGGGTCTCAAGCTCTTCCTGATCCCGGCCGACGTTGGACCGGGGTTGATTATTATGCCTGATGGGTTATGACAACCCCACCTGGTGGCAACATGATGTTACGGCTTCGCAGCTGTTCGCAGACTATTGAAAAATCACAGGTATCAGGGTTTGTGCCGACCTGCCTCCTGTCTGCAAACAGGCAAGAGAATCATGGCGCCGGCGCTGGCGATATTCGCCCGGTGCTTCCTGACGCCAGCGCCTGAAGGCGCGATACAGATTGCTCACATTGGCGAACCCCAGCAGATAGCTGATTTCGCCCATGCTTAAC
This Pokkaliibacter sp. MBI-7 DNA region includes the following protein-coding sequences:
- a CDS encoding YhdP family protein → MPLLLRLGRFFLRLLAMLSIIWVALLTLILLVWQTLPWWSAPVLNWSRQHFAVPLYFDATQTQWNGSRIALTLRNVHWGEQLNIPELQLEMDALNSVWRFYPVMTRIQAHGIEIQAAVPEQPGDSQLQWPSWLITLPVDVSGKAALSKGAIRQQVQFSLYNAPAASRFNYGGRLQVATEGVAAPLELRWQGNIWEGQLWLNMPSQSYRAALQPWLPQGVQLGALDLEGQLWADWRGTRIQTVNGNLSLPELALSTASSSWQLAQLRTQVVWRKAGNGWWAGLQQLSWADQQGKSLAPMNISIQHLPWQTRLWLDDLNLHRLWPWLMEQHVSSGLWENRLLPLYGRGHVKNLYFTLDQASVEQASQRDGAAQPVSPWTLRGDLQQVSVNDVDGIPSLIGVTGAVEADAHGGKVSLHGQPLTLAFPQLFSNGWEFNSAAGVIGWHLTEKDAWVTSDTLSLDRLGWQARGRFSLKLPLHEDDNDQRFTLMIGVKDSDAGQGLEFVPDHTVSPSLMNWLRQAMPDGYLRSGAFLYDGSVSKSASWNERTVQLYLDLQNAQLNFSPEWPALHDANVQLLTHDESVTAFAHQAQLQNLDLSNVQVVWPKAPDDHRLSVATEVNAALPDVQDLLLTAPFAGSLTALKDWQMTGSLTGQVALQIPLARNDPALDIKVDTRLGSAQLLQAKEQLQVDDIRGDLHYDSSKGLFTDAPLQGNWRGQNVQAQLVPAASSKDSTGAAATTLKVAGHSALSDLAQWQQLSLPDWITGDLDWVAMRHFCQDDTSYCQALHITSDLQGVSVNLPAPLGKAANATVPLQLDIEAQKETRVTVEYGDLLHAKARFQGNQAKAVAISVGGEAPQWPKSAAVEVAAKFAELNPTDWIAAVSSLSSTASNKASVAGAVSTGEKGDVPDGKVSLPISARIVTDNLHWLGRDWGAATASYDPKGVLFSGDSLDGRVSYDAGRRHLDVNLSRLLIPEVDDKNKQSDGEQEKFDDPLAQVDPRQWPTLTAQVGELKFGKWPLGSWQLSGKASSDGYQLLPITAKLGNHGMDALMSWHRDSAQSTTQLKLDVHGDDLGELISRGGYAKSLTSKNWQLTANVGWPGSPAAFVLSRLSGQSDLKLAKGEILKTSTESNALKIFNIFNFNQIGRRLTLDFRDLFSSGISYDTWTSSMNISNGVMITREPTRIQGGGADIEARGTLDLVHDTVDQHVNVTLPITSALPIAGLLAGLPQVGGALFILDKITGDRLSKIATVKYHIKGKLGEEDVQLEGAGGKTSDAAESTESHDKTGRPQGGDR
- the rng gene encoding ribonuclease G, whose protein sequence is MSEEILINFTPMETRVAVVENGMLQEVYVERAAKLGIVGNIYKGKVVRVLPGMQAAFIDIGLDRAAFIHAADIRSAKEDENKSISYLLREGQSLVVQVTKDPIGSKGARLTTHISIPSRYLVYMPYAEHVGISQRIEDEVERERLKQTVQSQLDQLHEEGEVNVGGFIVRTVAEGAREKDIHKDLLYLRRLWHSLQESMDKAAPATVIYEDLPLYMRILRDLATPEVEKIRIDSRETFHKAQEFVGKLIPEILERIEYYPGERPIFDLYNVEDEIQRALGRKVQLKSGGYLIFDQTEAMTTVDVNTGAYVGHKTLEETIFKTNLEAATAIGRQLRLRNLGGIIILDFIDMEDVEHQRQVLRTLEKVLEKDHVKCKVTGVSELGLVEMTRKRTRESLEQVLCEPCPICQGRGSLKTPETVCYEIFRDILRQHRAYNTDSYLVLASQSVVDKLMDEESDRVAELETFISKTIRFQVEPMYTTEQFDVVLR